The nucleotide sequence ATCGTAATCTTATTTATCATGTAATTCCAAGACACTTTCTCCTGTGAGTCCCTATTTGCTTCTTCATATATTGCTAGTAGAAATGGAAGCACAGAAAAAGGATCTATAATTGCAAATAGTTTTACAACTATTGTCGCTATGGTTATAGCTAGGTTCTCACTCATTCTAATTGAGATAAAAGTTCTCTTAGGATTTTAATTCTTTGATCCTTATCTTCGGTAAATGTTGCAACCACAAGTTTACTAAGTATTGAATAGATACGGGAAATTTCCCCCTTACATCTTTCAGTATCGTCCTTTGTTTCATTTATCTTTATTTGTAATTGCTGTAGTGCTGATAAAATTTCGTCAAGCATGTGCTGGTCTATATGTTCTCCATGTTCATCATGATGATGTTCATCCTCTATTTCTCTTCTTATTGTGTCAAGGTCTTCCTCGCTCTTAGGAATCTTGTTGATTCTCAGTTTCATCTTCTCCCTCTTCAGTATCTACATTTCTTATATTTTTAGTTTCGCCTTCCTGAATTATCATCTTATCTACTCCCATCCGTAAATAATGCTTGATCACAATACTGATCTTTCCTGCTGCTCTCACAGGTATACATTCAGTTTCGACTTCGTCGCCAGTAACAAGAGTTGCAACAACCTTAGCCTGTTTTTTAGCCTCATCGCAATACTCAACATTAACTGATTTAATCTTGCCCATATACAGCAAAGACTCCATATCTCTGCCTTTCACTCCTATTCTACTCATCTTTTCACTCCTATTCCTCTTATTTCCTCAACTTTTAATCCTTTCTCTTCTAAGTAAGTACCTATGCCCTCTCTTATCTCACGTATTACATCAAATCCTTTCTCTACCAGGACTGTACCTAATCCGACCAGTTTAGCACCGACAGAGATTAATTCTATTGCATCCCTCCAATCGAAGACTCCTCCCACTCCTATTATTTCAGGCTCATATTCCTTAAACACGTCATGAATAACTCTTACAGCTAATGCATGTATACATTTTCCAGATATTCCGCCTGTACCATAGCTCAGTATAGGCTTGAAATCTTCAACGTCAATCAGCATTCCTTTAAGTGTATTAATTAAAGTTAGTCCATCTGCTCCTGCGGAAAGAGCCCTACCGGCTATCTCTACTATATTGTCCCAAGGACCTAACTTCACAAATACTGGTTTTTTCACTATTGACTTTACATTCTTAACTATTTCCTCCACATAAGTTAAGTTGGACTCGCCAAAACCCCTTCTATTTGGGCTACTCACATTAAGCTCAATCATAACGGGAATATCATTTATTTTAGACACAGCATCAATGTACTCATTTACATTACTACCGCCTATGCTTATTATCAGTTTACACTTTATCTCCCCTAAATCTCTCAGAATTTGAATCCCAGGATTCCCTAAACCTATGGCGTTAAGATAGCAATTATCACTTATTTTCACAAAAGTAGGTGATCTATGAGGTTCCAATGGTGAATAAGTTAAGGTCTTACTGGTTATAGCTGAGGGCTCGTACTTTTCACATACATTTTGCATGTATTCTTTTGTTGGTGGTACAATACCTGACGCTATTACTATAGGATCTTCAAAATTAACTCCTGCTACTTGAATCAAATATATTCACACCTCTTATAGGATATACATTCTCTCCATCAAATGCCAATTTACCTTCAACTATCACGTTTGTAACTTTAGCATCTAAACTAAATCCATCCATCGGTGTCTCCGTGACTTTACTGAATTTTGTTGTGTACCTCCAGTTCTCTCTCTTTATTACTGTAAAATTAGCCCTATATCCTTCCTTTATCTTTCCAGTGGGTATGTTTAGTATTCTAGAAGGATTACCAGATAATAGTGAAACGGCTCTATCTATACTGATTAAACCCTTGAACATTAATGAGTATATATATGGTGTGGAGAAAGAGACACCTGCTATCCCTGGTGGACAAAGATCAAAGTTCATTCTCTTCTCCTCTTTTGAATGCGGCGCATGGTCACTTGCAATACAATCCACCTCAAATAACCCCTTTAAGAATAGTTTAAGCCTTGTAACATAGTCCCTGATAGGTGGGTTAACTTTGCTTATACAGTCCCTTTCGCCATCTACAACAAGGTGATGTGCTGTTATATCCGTGGTAAAGCCCATACTTTTAGCCAATTGCAGTGTTTCGAAGTTGGTTATATGTGTAATATGCATGTTTCCTTTCACTAAATTGATGGCAGCAGTTTCCATCCAATAACTCCTTCTTAGACTCCTTTCGATCTTGGATACAAAGGGCATCTCTGGGTGTAGTATTTTCAATTTTTTACTTTTTTCTAAAACATACCTTGTTTCTTCCTTTTCCAGGTCTTCGGGATATATTTTGTATCCTGCTATTGGCAATTTATCTATTTCTTCAACTTCTTTGCTTACACCACTATATATACCGTAGTCAGTTCTTGAATATAATTGAAATTCTCTTAATCTCTCCTTTATTCTCTCAGGGGTATTAATGTAAGGAACAGTGTTTGGCATATCCACTATAACTCCAACACCACCATAGACTGCTTCACTTGTGGCTGTAGCCACAGTTTCTTTATATGACAATTGTGCTCCTCTAACGTGGACATGGAGATCAACTGATGCAGGCAGTATCAATTCTTCATTGGTAAAAGTCATATCAGGCTTGCAGTTTGCCCTAATTTCCTTTATTGACCTGTCAAAATTTATGCAGATTTCTTTTATTTCT is from Sulfolobus acidocaldarius DSM 639 and encodes:
- the pyrD gene encoding dihydroorotate dehydrogenase PyrD, which codes for MIQVAGVNFEDPIVIASGIVPPTKEYMQNVCEKYEPSAITSKTLTYSPLEPHRSPTFVKISDNCYLNAIGLGNPGIQILRDLGEIKCKLIISIGGSNVNEYIDAVSKINDIPVMIELNVSSPNRRGFGESNLTYVEEIVKNVKSIVKKPVFVKLGPWDNIVEIAGRALSAGADGLTLINTLKGMLIDVEDFKPILSYGTGGISGKCIHALAVRVIHDVFKEYEPEIIGVGGVFDWRDAIELISVGAKLVGLGTVLVEKGFDVIREIREGIGTYLEEKGLKVEEIRGIGVKR
- the pyrC gene encoding dihydroorotase; amino-acid sequence: MWIKGKAYYEGEIKEICINFDRSIKEIRANCKPDMTFTNEELILPASVDLHVHVRGAQLSYKETVATATSEAVYGGVGVIVDMPNTVPYINTPERIKERLREFQLYSRTDYGIYSGVSKEVEEIDKLPIAGYKIYPEDLEKEETRYVLEKSKKLKILHPEMPFVSKIERSLRRSYWMETAAINLVKGNMHITHITNFETLQLAKSMGFTTDITAHHLVVDGERDCISKVNPPIRDYVTRLKLFLKGLFEVDCIASDHAPHSKEEKRMNFDLCPPGIAGVSFSTPYIYSLMFKGLISIDRAVSLLSGNPSRILNIPTGKIKEGYRANFTVIKRENWRYTTKFSKVTETPMDGFSLDAKVTNVIVEGKLAFDGENVYPIRGVNIFDSSSRS